From Brucella pseudogrignonensis, a single genomic window includes:
- a CDS encoding head-tail connector protein codes for MTMFLVTPPALEPVTIADARAFLRVSTESEDEILRRIIKTAREMVEADTGLALIDQTWRLRVDRWPRSGRLALFKYPVKAVASVVAYRPDGTAISMEPEEYMLQHGRRPQRVYMAQYPDAQTFCGLEVDFIAGFGETGVEVPDALKQAILTLTAHLYENRAALDDANAGLPALVGQMVDSWRNISL; via the coding sequence ATGACAATGTTTCTTGTCACGCCGCCGGCGCTGGAGCCGGTGACGATTGCAGACGCACGCGCGTTTTTACGAGTTTCAACCGAAAGCGAAGACGAGATTCTGCGCCGTATCATCAAAACGGCGCGCGAGATGGTCGAGGCAGATACAGGGCTTGCGCTTATTGATCAGACATGGCGTCTGCGTGTGGATCGTTGGCCGCGTTCAGGTCGTCTGGCGCTGTTCAAGTACCCGGTCAAAGCGGTCGCATCCGTGGTCGCATATCGTCCCGATGGCACTGCAATCAGCATGGAGCCGGAAGAGTATATGCTTCAGCATGGGCGTCGTCCGCAGCGTGTTTACATGGCGCAATATCCTGATGCGCAGACCTTCTGTGGTCTTGAGGTCGACTTTATCGCAGGCTTTGGTGAAACTGGTGTTGAAGTGCCAGATGCACTCAAGCAAGCCATACTTACTTTGACAGCACATCTCTATGAGAACCGGGCAGCGCTCGATGACGCTAATGCAGGATTGCCCGCATTGGTCGGCCAGATGGTTGACAGCTGGAGGAATATCTCTCTGTGA
- a CDS encoding HK97 family phage prohead protease, with amino-acid sequence MTKLETKRAPLALEDVEIDGSFSGYASIFGLPDLGNDVIEKGAFAKSLMSRKSSGVRMLWQHDAAEPIGVWTDIREDTRGLYVEGRLAKGVARAREALELMRAGGLDGLSIGFRTVKARKDARTGLRHITEADLWEISVVTFPMLPQARIDSLKADLPTVREFERWLTRDAGLSRSAARLVIAKGYSALAALQGQDGRDAFRAIEAGLAQRMRAACKMMSLN; translated from the coding sequence ATGACAAAACTTGAAACCAAGCGCGCGCCACTGGCACTCGAAGATGTTGAAATCGATGGTAGCTTTTCAGGTTATGCGAGCATTTTTGGTCTCCCTGATCTCGGTAATGACGTTATCGAGAAAGGCGCTTTTGCGAAATCGCTGATGTCGCGAAAGTCGTCTGGAGTGCGCATGCTCTGGCAGCACGACGCGGCTGAACCGATTGGTGTCTGGACCGATATTCGCGAGGATACACGCGGGCTTTATGTCGAGGGCAGACTTGCCAAAGGTGTGGCACGCGCCCGCGAAGCGCTGGAACTGATGCGCGCTGGCGGACTGGATGGCTTGTCGATCGGCTTTCGCACCGTCAAAGCACGCAAGGATGCGCGCACAGGCTTGCGACACATAACCGAAGCCGATCTTTGGGAAATTTCGGTGGTGACTTTTCCGATGCTGCCACAGGCACGCATCGATAGTCTCAAGGCGGATTTGCCGACAGTCAGAGAGTTTGAACGCTGGCTCACGCGGGATGCGGGGCTAAGCCGTTCTGCTGCACGTCTGGTCATAGCCAAAGGCTATTCAGCACTTGCAGCCTTACAGGGCCAGGACGGGCGGGACGCTTTCCGGGCAATTGAAGCAGGACTAGCGCAGCGTATGCGCGCGGCCTGCAAGATGATGTCTCTTAATTAG
- a CDS encoding phage tail tape measure protein, translating to MTDETVTVSVEADTSAFDRALTDLEKRSSSFGASLTTALKSAIVSGKGLDDVLRGLASSLAGSALSAGLQPLQNLGSSLMSSVMGGIRGIMPFAKGGVVSSPTYFGMGNGSLGLTGEAGAEAILPLARGADGRLGVATGGSGAKPVQVVFNMTSPDASSFRKSEAQLSTMLAGAVRRGARRM from the coding sequence ATGACTGATGAAACTGTAACCGTTTCCGTCGAGGCGGACACGAGTGCTTTTGATCGCGCGCTGACCGATCTTGAAAAGCGGTCGTCAAGCTTTGGCGCAAGCCTGACAACAGCACTGAAAAGTGCAATTGTTTCCGGCAAAGGGCTTGACGATGTGCTGCGCGGACTTGCGAGCAGTCTGGCAGGTTCAGCGCTTTCTGCAGGACTTCAACCACTGCAAAATCTTGGTTCCTCGCTAATGTCGAGCGTAATGGGCGGCATCCGGGGCATCATGCCTTTTGCCAAGGGCGGAGTGGTTTCAAGCCCGACTTATTTTGGCATGGGTAATGGTTCGCTGGGCCTGACAGGTGAAGCTGGTGCAGAGGCAATTTTGCCGCTGGCGCGGGGTGCCGATGGCAGGCTGGGTGTAGCGACGGGCGGCAGCGGGGCAAAGCCTGTTCAGGTCGTTTTCAACATGACATCGCCTGACGCATCCTCCTTCCGAAAGTCAGAAGCTCAGCTTTCCACCATGCTCGCCGGTGCTGTGCGCCGTGGCGCACGGAGGATGTGA
- a CDS encoding NlpC/P60 family protein, with amino-acid sequence MNIADKVLTETERWIGTPYRHGASTRGVSCDCLGLVRGIWRALYGVEPEIPVAYAPDWAEAAMGEPLLEAASRHMQPRSGGDPQPGDLLIFRWRSDVAAKHLGIMTRENRFIHAYEGHRVMSSALVPQWRKRIAGIFIFPEPES; translated from the coding sequence ATGAATATTGCTGACAAAGTTCTCACCGAGACTGAGCGCTGGATTGGCACGCCCTATCGACACGGTGCTTCCACACGCGGCGTAAGCTGTGATTGTCTTGGTCTGGTTCGCGGTATTTGGCGTGCGCTTTATGGTGTGGAGCCGGAAATACCCGTTGCCTATGCGCCGGATTGGGCTGAGGCAGCGATGGGTGAACCGCTGTTAGAGGCCGCATCCCGGCACATGCAGCCACGCAGCGGGGGTGATCCGCAGCCGGGCGATCTGCTTATCTTTCGTTGGCGTTCCGATGTTGCGGCCAAGCATCTTGGCATCATGACGCGTGAAAACCGCTTTATCCATGCCTATGAGGGGCATCGCGTCATGTCTTCGGCACTGGTGCCGCAATGGCGCAAGCGTATCGCCGGAATTTTTATTTTCCCTGAACCAGAAAGTTAA
- a CDS encoding phage head closure protein, whose protein sequence is MNKILLIDPSQFKTELALETMQPVADGMGGYKETWSEVAIVWGKLEPISSTPRGQVRPFPELTHRIYVRYRGDITSDKRFRKGERIFTLRTVYDPDESKRYLTCLAVEVGR, encoded by the coding sequence GTGAATAAAATTCTATTGATTGATCCCAGTCAGTTCAAAACAGAACTGGCTTTGGAAACTATGCAGCCTGTTGCTGATGGTATGGGTGGATATAAAGAAACTTGGTCTGAGGTTGCAATTGTCTGGGGCAAATTAGAACCCATATCGAGTACGCCAAGAGGGCAAGTTCGCCCATTTCCTGAGTTAACGCACCGAATTTATGTGCGTTACCGAGGCGACATCACTTCTGATAAGCGATTTCGGAAGGGAGAGCGCATCTTCACTTTGCGCACGGTTTACGACCCTGATGAAAGCAAACGGTACCTGACTTGCTTAGCAGTCGAGGTTGGACGTTGA
- a CDS encoding DUF6107 family protein, with protein MSNLSETVMTSDATLVWFAKIAGAVAGSAVSLAYMLPNGKREAGIRFAVGIICGMVFGGAAGVKITEALSLEQLLGRAEVMLMGATAASLAAWSVLGILKRFAERIKHAPLPGLPSSQRSRNDKT; from the coding sequence ATGAGTAATCTGAGTGAAACGGTGATGACATCTGATGCGACGCTGGTTTGGTTTGCAAAGATTGCAGGGGCCGTCGCGGGTTCTGCCGTGTCGCTTGCTTACATGCTGCCAAATGGTAAGCGCGAGGCAGGCATTCGCTTTGCAGTCGGCATTATCTGCGGAATGGTTTTTGGCGGTGCGGCAGGTGTGAAAATTACCGAAGCATTGTCTTTGGAACAGTTGCTGGGGCGCGCCGAAGTAATGCTGATGGGCGCAACCGCCGCAAGTCTTGCCGCCTGGTCGGTGCTTGGCATTCTCAAGCGTTTTGCTGAACGCATAAAACACGCACCGCTCCCCGGTCTTCCATCTTCGCAAAGGAGCCGGAATGACAAAACTTGA
- a CDS encoding phage major tail protein, TP901-1 family, whose protein sequence is MTAQRGKDILLKIAHGTDQFETCAGLRTKRIAFNAETVDVTDADAAGRWRQLLAGSGVQRASVSGSGIFKDAVSDALIRSVFFNGEIREWQFILPDFGTITGAFQIVALEYGGNHDAEVTFEIALESAGLIAFGEAL, encoded by the coding sequence ATGACAGCTCAACGCGGCAAGGATATCTTGCTGAAAATCGCGCATGGCACAGACCAGTTTGAAACCTGTGCAGGCCTGCGCACCAAACGCATTGCTTTCAATGCCGAAACCGTCGATGTGACTGACGCGGATGCCGCCGGTCGCTGGCGGCAATTGCTGGCAGGAAGTGGCGTTCAACGCGCTTCGGTTAGCGGATCTGGTATATTTAAGGATGCAGTGTCGGATGCTCTTATCCGTAGCGTCTTTTTCAACGGCGAAATTCGGGAATGGCAGTTCATTTTGCCGGATTTTGGAACGATCACCGGAGCGTTTCAGATCGTTGCTCTGGAATATGGCGGCAACCACGACGCGGAAGTCACATTTGAAATCGCACTTGAATCCGCGGGGCTGATTGCTTTCGGAGAAGCGCTATGA
- a CDS encoding terminase large subunit domain-containing protein translates to MAVDREWLLRARDAQLPPSGDWRTWLILGGRGSGKTRAGAEWVSGMALGLAPFSSQHCGHIALVGETFADAREVMVDGPSGILSVSRLSRPRYEATRRRLLWENGAVASLYTSEDPDGLRGPQFDAAWCDELAKWKNPQATWDMLQFGLRLGRFPRQVVTTTPRAVPLLKSLMTDNSVAMTHMRTSENAEHLASGFIETINQRYAGTRLGRQELDGELIEERAGALWSRERIEQCFEQSAPELIRILVAIDPPASSGKSSDACGISVAGIDENGISHVLADESMSMAKPHQWARRAIALYHEYEADAVLAEVNQGGEMVAAVLAAEDATVPVLMRRASRGKWLRAEPVAALYEQGRVRHAGRFTALEDEMCDFAPEGLSSGRSPDRLDAMVWALTELMLGADRKPRIRRFG, encoded by the coding sequence ATAGCAGTGGACAGAGAATGGCTGCTCAGGGCGCGTGATGCGCAACTGCCACCGTCTGGCGACTGGCGCACATGGCTTATTCTGGGTGGTCGCGGATCGGGGAAGACGCGGGCGGGGGCCGAATGGGTATCGGGAATGGCACTTGGGCTTGCACCTTTTTCTTCGCAACATTGCGGGCATATTGCACTGGTGGGCGAAACGTTTGCCGATGCCCGTGAGGTCATGGTGGATGGGCCTTCTGGCATATTGTCGGTCTCGCGGTTGTCGCGTCCACGTTATGAGGCGACACGGCGCAGGCTTCTTTGGGAGAATGGCGCAGTGGCGTCACTTTACACGTCGGAAGACCCAGACGGTTTGCGTGGTCCGCAGTTTGATGCCGCATGGTGTGACGAACTGGCGAAGTGGAAAAATCCGCAAGCCACATGGGATATGTTGCAGTTTGGCCTGCGATTGGGGAGATTTCCGCGTCAGGTGGTGACGACAACGCCGCGCGCGGTTCCATTGCTGAAATCATTGATGACCGACAATTCGGTTGCGATGACGCATATGCGAACATCAGAGAATGCCGAGCATCTTGCGAGTGGTTTTATTGAAACGATCAATCAGCGTTATGCGGGTACGCGGCTCGGACGACAGGAACTCGACGGCGAATTAATTGAAGAACGCGCCGGAGCCTTGTGGTCACGTGAGCGGATTGAGCAATGTTTTGAACAGTCTGCTCCTGAGTTGATCCGTATATTGGTTGCGATTGATCCACCTGCTTCATCGGGAAAATCGTCCGATGCCTGTGGGATTAGTGTTGCTGGTATCGACGAAAATGGCATTTCGCATGTGCTGGCTGATGAAAGCATGAGCATGGCTAAGCCGCATCAATGGGCGCGGCGTGCAATTGCGCTTTATCATGAATATGAGGCTGACGCGGTGCTGGCCGAAGTCAATCAAGGTGGCGAGATGGTTGCTGCTGTGCTTGCGGCAGAGGATGCAACTGTTCCGGTTCTGATGCGGCGTGCATCGCGGGGCAAATGGCTTCGCGCCGAGCCGGTGGCTGCCCTTTATGAGCAGGGGCGTGTTCGTCATGCTGGCCGCTTTACAGCACTCGAAGACGAGATGTGCGACTTCGCACCTGAAGGCCTTTCGAGTGGAAGGTCGCCAGATCGTCTTGATGCCATGGTCTGGGCGCTGACAGAACTGATGCTTGGTGCTGATCGAAAGCCGCGTATCCGGCGTTTCGGGTAA
- a CDS encoding TIGR02217 family protein, with product MEAFHDVRFPLGVSFGSTTGTEWRNEIVTLTSGMEKRNARWAHSRRHFDAGTGLRSLDDLKTVLAFFEARRGSLHAFRFRDPFDFSSANGTAAPSHNDQRIGSGDGVTAGYQLAKQYDTYSRPVTRPVIGSVVVGVNGAKLNEGEAYTLDHATGAVSFTSDYVPVEGAQVTAGFLFDVPVRFDTDRLTASIASFQAGEIPSIPIIEVKA from the coding sequence ATGGAAGCCTTTCACGATGTCCGTTTTCCGCTTGGCGTATCATTCGGTTCCACCACCGGAACCGAATGGCGCAATGAAATTGTAACGCTCACATCAGGCATGGAAAAACGTAATGCACGCTGGGCGCATTCACGCAGGCATTTCGATGCGGGCACGGGCTTGCGCTCGCTGGATGATCTGAAAACTGTGCTTGCCTTCTTTGAGGCACGACGGGGATCATTGCATGCCTTCCGCTTTCGCGATCCGTTTGATTTTTCCTCAGCAAACGGAACTGCCGCACCCTCACATAATGATCAGCGCATCGGAAGCGGTGACGGTGTTACAGCGGGCTACCAGCTTGCCAAACAATATGACACTTACAGTCGTCCGGTCACACGTCCTGTCATCGGGTCGGTGGTGGTCGGCGTTAATGGCGCAAAACTCAACGAGGGGGAAGCTTATACGCTCGATCATGCCACGGGAGCTGTCTCTTTTACCTCGGATTATGTGCCAGTGGAGGGCGCTCAGGTGACGGCTGGCTTTCTGTTCGATGTGCCGGTCCGCTTCGACACAGATCGGCTGACAGCAAGCATTGCCTCCTTTCAGGCGGGTGAAATTCCCTCCATTCCTATCATCGAGGTCAAGGCATGA
- a CDS encoding phage major capsid protein, with the protein MEKNHAIPLETKSVETKALGNNGDVSEAFDEFMTAFSAFRDANDERLKKIEKSADVDVLLRDKVDRINRALDEQKQALDQYVLKSARPQLGKGNPVIDVEHKQAFDGYVRRGDEQAMRSIEQKAHSYASGPDGGYLVPAELETEIGRRLATLSPIRGISSVRQVSGAVLKKPFSVSGPATGWVGETDARPQTASAKLAELQFPTMEIYAMPAATSSLLDDAAVNVEQWIAEEVEAAFAEQEGAAFITGNGLNKPMGFLSYSTVEDASWEWGKIGYIATGVDGALPASDPSDKLIELIYALKAGYRQNANFVMNRKTQSVLRKLKDADGNYLWQPPAAVGEKASLMGFGLVEAEHMSDIEADGTPIAFGDFERGYLVVDRIGVRVLRDPYSAKPYVLFYTTKRVGGGVQDFDAIKLLKFSA; encoded by the coding sequence ATGGAAAAAAATCATGCAATCCCGCTCGAAACCAAGAGCGTGGAAACGAAGGCGCTTGGTAACAACGGTGATGTGTCGGAAGCTTTTGATGAATTTATGACTGCCTTCTCCGCGTTCCGTGATGCCAACGACGAGCGTTTGAAAAAGATCGAAAAAAGCGCTGATGTCGATGTGCTGCTCCGCGACAAGGTTGATCGCATCAACCGTGCGCTCGACGAACAGAAGCAGGCGCTAGATCAGTATGTCCTGAAGAGTGCGCGTCCGCAGCTTGGCAAAGGCAACCCTGTCATTGACGTTGAACACAAGCAGGCTTTTGATGGCTATGTGCGTCGTGGTGATGAGCAGGCGATGCGGAGCATCGAGCAGAAGGCCCATTCCTATGCATCCGGTCCAGATGGTGGCTATCTCGTGCCCGCAGAACTTGAAACCGAAATCGGTCGTCGCCTGGCCACCCTGTCACCGATCCGTGGCATTTCCAGTGTGCGTCAGGTTTCCGGTGCAGTGTTGAAAAAGCCATTTTCTGTTAGCGGACCGGCAACGGGTTGGGTTGGTGAAACTGATGCGCGTCCGCAGACCGCTTCGGCCAAGCTTGCGGAGTTGCAGTTCCCGACAATGGAAATCTATGCAATGCCTGCGGCCACGTCTTCATTGCTTGACGACGCAGCTGTTAACGTTGAACAGTGGATTGCCGAAGAAGTCGAAGCAGCCTTTGCCGAACAGGAGGGGGCTGCCTTCATCACCGGCAATGGCCTGAACAAGCCGATGGGTTTCCTGAGCTACAGCACCGTTGAAGATGCAAGCTGGGAGTGGGGCAAGATCGGCTACATAGCCACTGGTGTCGACGGCGCATTGCCTGCTTCCGATCCATCCGACAAGCTGATTGAACTCATCTATGCGCTGAAAGCTGGCTATCGCCAGAACGCAAATTTCGTGATGAACCGCAAGACGCAGAGTGTGTTGCGCAAGCTCAAAGATGCCGATGGCAATTATCTTTGGCAGCCACCTGCGGCTGTTGGTGAAAAGGCATCGCTGATGGGTTTTGGTCTTGTCGAGGCCGAACACATGTCGGATATTGAAGCTGACGGAACGCCGATTGCCTTTGGTGACTTTGAACGCGGCTATCTGGTCGTGGATCGCATCGGCGTGCGCGTGTTGCGCGACCCGTATTCTGCAAAGCCATATGTGCTTTTCTACACCACCAAACGCGTGGGCGGTGGTGTGCAGGACTTTGATGCCATTAAGCTTCTGAAATTCTCAGCCTGA
- a CDS encoding phage portal protein has product MAWNWPWRKAVANAPSYSDAGREKKSAQGFVALHMERGPSWIARDYTSLAREGFMRNPVAHRCVRLIAEAASNVPWLLYEGTTEHETHPLLDLIAQPQGGLDSSSFFERLYGHLLISGNAYVERVDLPSGRSELHLLRPERVTLETSSDGWPQSMVYRSANTSRVVSLAGAASAGLHLKLFHPLDDHYGFPPLEAALMALDLHNAAGAWNKALLDNSARPSGALVYAPKDGGNLTEEQFDRLKTELEEGYTGASGAGRPLLLEGGLDWKAMGYSPQDMDFIEAKNGAARDIALAFGVPPMLLGIPGDNTYSNYAEANRAFYRLTVLPLINRTAKAFSCWLGPIFGGDLRLEHDTDRIEGLSQERESLWRRVSEASFLSDDEKRDAVGYQPRAERRVP; this is encoded by the coding sequence ATGGCGTGGAACTGGCCGTGGCGTAAAGCCGTCGCGAACGCACCCTCATATTCTGATGCGGGGCGCGAGAAAAAGAGCGCCCAAGGTTTTGTGGCCCTGCATATGGAGCGTGGACCATCTTGGATTGCGCGCGATTATACCTCGCTTGCCCGCGAAGGTTTTATGCGCAATCCGGTGGCGCATCGCTGTGTGCGGCTGATCGCCGAAGCAGCCAGCAATGTGCCATGGCTGCTTTATGAAGGCACGACAGAACATGAAACGCATCCGCTGCTCGATCTTATTGCACAGCCGCAAGGTGGTTTGGACAGCAGCAGCTTCTTTGAACGGCTTTACGGACACTTGCTGATTTCAGGCAATGCCTATGTCGAGCGCGTTGATCTGCCAAGCGGGCGCAGCGAATTGCATCTTCTACGGCCTGAACGGGTGACACTTGAAACATCCAGTGACGGCTGGCCGCAATCGATGGTCTATCGCTCAGCCAATACAAGTCGCGTTGTGTCGCTTGCGGGTGCGGCATCCGCTGGTTTGCATCTGAAATTATTTCATCCGCTGGATGACCATTATGGTTTTCCTCCGCTTGAAGCAGCTTTGATGGCACTCGATCTGCACAACGCGGCAGGTGCCTGGAACAAGGCTTTGCTTGATAATTCTGCGCGGCCTTCCGGTGCGCTGGTCTATGCGCCGAAAGACGGCGGTAACCTGACCGAAGAGCAGTTTGATCGGCTGAAAACCGAGCTTGAGGAAGGCTACACGGGGGCTTCCGGTGCTGGACGTCCGCTGTTGCTTGAAGGTGGGCTGGACTGGAAAGCGATGGGTTACAGCCCGCAGGATATGGATTTCATAGAGGCGAAGAATGGTGCTGCTCGCGACATCGCTTTGGCCTTCGGTGTGCCGCCGATGCTGCTCGGCATTCCGGGCGATAATACCTATTCCAATTATGCCGAGGCCAACCGTGCCTTCTACCGCCTGACAGTGTTGCCGTTGATTAACCGCACCGCCAAGGCTTTTAGTTGTTGGCTGGGACCGATTTTCGGAGGCGATCTGCGGCTTGAGCATGACACGGATCGCATTGAAGGCCTGTCGCAGGAACGTGAATCTCTGTGGCGACGCGTCTCGGAAGCCTCGTTCCTGAGTGATGACGAAAAACGCGATGCGGTTGGTTATCAGCCGCGTGCAGAAAGGAGGGTGCCATGA
- a CDS encoding gene transfer agent family protein codes for MMVNRHRGEVAAKLDGRDWTLCLTLGALAQLESAFEADNLSDLIARFSSGKLSAFDMQRIICAGLHGGGHDVPLEDVAEMRTDGGASGYARIVSALLTATFGTAESDSSSNP; via the coding sequence ATGATGGTCAATCGCCATCGCGGCGAGGTTGCGGCAAAACTTGATGGTCGCGACTGGACTCTCTGCCTGACGCTGGGTGCGCTGGCACAGCTTGAGTCTGCTTTTGAGGCAGATAACCTTTCCGACCTGATAGCTCGCTTTTCCAGCGGTAAGCTCTCGGCCTTTGATATGCAACGCATTATCTGTGCTGGCCTGCACGGTGGCGGACACGATGTGCCGCTTGAAGACGTGGCTGAAATGCGGACCGATGGTGGCGCAAGCGGCTATGCGCGCATCGTTTCAGCCCTTTTGACAGCAACCTTTGGAACCGCAGAAAGCGATTCTTCTTCAAACCCTTAA
- a CDS encoding DUF2163 domain-containing protein, which produces MIPVPAQLESHLKGEVTSHCFAWLIRRSDQVVMGFTDHDRRFDLDGVSCEPLTGLNSSEATTTLGLSIAGGDVEGVLSSARISEADIEQGRYDGAVVESYLVNWNRPDQHMLLRRWTVGAITRSGGRFVMQLKGAAAAFDAVCGRRVLRQCDAVLGDQRCGVNISDPHFFVNGSVTSAEGAALSVAGLEGFASGWFTQGRLTWTSGANRGASVRVVAQSGNALSLTETPVLAAKPGDGFRLVAGCDKSFATCKAKFANGTNFRGFPHLPGNDAAFAYVSSGNEYDGSALVP; this is translated from the coding sequence ATGATCCCTGTTCCCGCGCAACTTGAATCACATCTCAAGGGTGAAGTGACAAGCCATTGCTTTGCATGGCTTATCAGACGTTCCGATCAGGTGGTGATGGGCTTTACGGACCATGACCGGAGGTTTGATCTCGATGGGGTTTCCTGCGAACCGCTGACGGGTCTTAACAGTAGCGAAGCCACAACAACACTTGGTCTTTCCATCGCGGGCGGCGATGTCGAAGGTGTGTTGTCTTCGGCACGCATCAGTGAAGCGGATATTGAGCAGGGGCGCTATGATGGTGCTGTGGTTGAAAGCTATCTCGTAAACTGGAATAGGCCGGACCAGCATATGCTTTTACGTCGCTGGACGGTTGGGGCGATCACGCGCTCAGGCGGCCGTTTTGTCATGCAACTAAAGGGTGCAGCGGCAGCCTTTGATGCTGTTTGCGGAAGGCGTGTTCTGCGACAGTGCGATGCCGTGTTGGGTGATCAGCGCTGCGGCGTTAATATCAGCGATCCGCACTTCTTTGTGAATGGTTCTGTGACCAGTGCAGAGGGTGCTGCGCTGAGCGTCGCGGGTCTTGAAGGTTTTGCCAGCGGCTGGTTTACGCAGGGGCGACTGACATGGACAAGTGGTGCCAATCGGGGTGCATCGGTGCGTGTTGTCGCACAGAGCGGCAACGCTCTGAGTCTTACAGAGACACCAGTGCTGGCTGCAAAACCGGGCGACGGTTTTCGACTGGTTGCAGGTTGTGACAAGAGCTTTGCCACCTGTAAGGCGAAGTTTGCCAATGGCACGAATTTTCGCGGCTTCCCACACCTTCCCGGAAATGATGCCGCCTTCGCTTATGTCAGTAGTGGCAATGAATATGATGGGAGCGCACTGGTCCCATGA
- a CDS encoding DUF3168 domain-containing protein, whose protein sequence is MKNGAAALQKALYDALKNDEELIETLGGEHVYDHVPFKTPYPYVTLGETLTKDWNTASERGGEHFLNIQIWAREAGRKRVLDIAGRIATRLDEEPLDLDGHRVVNLMLTEVLARNTDGFGSYLGTMRYRAVTEPAN, encoded by the coding sequence ATGAAAAATGGCGCGGCAGCATTGCAGAAAGCACTTTATGACGCCTTGAAGAATGATGAAGAACTCATTGAAACGCTTGGTGGCGAGCATGTTTATGATCATGTGCCATTTAAAACTCCCTATCCTTACGTCACCCTCGGTGAGACTTTGACGAAGGACTGGAACACGGCCAGCGAACGCGGAGGCGAGCATTTCCTGAATATCCAGATATGGGCTCGCGAAGCCGGGCGCAAACGTGTGCTCGACATTGCCGGACGCATCGCCACCCGTCTCGACGAAGAACCGCTCGATCTCGATGGCCATCGCGTCGTCAATCTTATGCTGACCGAGGTTTTAGCCCGCAACACAGACGGGTTTGGCAGCTATCTGGGCACGATGCGCTATCGCGCCGTGACCGAACCGGCAAACTAG